Within the Catalinimonas niigatensis genome, the region GCACGTCTTTTACCTCAACTTCCTAACCTCAAAAAAAGATGTTCAGAATTTTTTGTCTATTCCTGATTTTAGTAATTTCTCCAACCATACTTGCTGCGCAAAATGAATTGGCTCCTCCTGCGGTAGAGCTGCGCATGTACGATATTATAGAAAATGTATCTTCAAGCCGCCTAGAAAGTGATATCCGCCGTCTGGCAGGTTTTGGAACCCGCAACACTTTTTCTGATACAGTATCCAACACCAGAGGAATAGGAGCGGCCCGTCGCTGGATCAAAGCTGAGTTTGACAAGATTGCTCAGGAATGTGGCGGCTGTCTGGAAGTATTTTATCAGCAGGATTTTGTGGAAGAAGGGATGACAGCTCGCGTACCCAAAGATGCCTGGATCGTCAATGTAGTAGCTATACAAAAAGGTACGGTCCATCCTAACCGATACATCATTATGTCGGGAGATATAGATTCGCGGGCTTCCAGTGCAATTGATTATGAAATTGATGCTCCCGGAGCCAATGATAATGCATCGGGTATGGCAGGAGCCATTGAGGCTGCCCGTGTGCTTTCCCAGTATGAGTTTCCCAACAGCATTGTATACGTGGGTTTGTCGGGAGAAGAGCAGGGGCTATTTGGAGGCAAAGGTCTGGCTGAGTATGCGCAGCGCCAAAACTGGGAGATCATGGGAGTGCTCAATAACGATATGATAGGTAATATTGAGGGTTTGGATGGGGTAGTGGACAACCGCAGTTTCCGCATCTTTTCAGAACCTGTACCACCTACCGAAACTGAAGATGAAAGACGTTTTCGTCGCTTTACTGGGGGTGAGGTAGATGGAATTTCCCGCCAACTGGCCCGCTATGTTCATCGACAGACAACAACTTATATGCCTATGATGAACCCTATGATGATTTATCGTTTGGACAGGTTTGGCAGAGGAGGACATCACCGGCCGTTTAACGATTTAGGCTTTGCCGGAATACGCATCATGGAAGCTCACGAAAACTACAACCGGCAGCACCAGGATATCCGCGTGGAGGATGGTGTTGAATATGGCGATGTAATTGAAGGCGTCAATTTTAATTATGCAAAAAAGCTTACTGCGGTCAATGCTATCACGCTGGCAGGACTAGCCTGGGCCCCTCCGGCTCCGGATAGTGTCAAAATTGGTGGTGTGGTACAACCTTCTACCACACTAAGTTGGCAAATGGCTGATGACCCAAATCTGGCCGGATACAAAATCTACTGGCGTGAAACCACAGCTCCGCAATGGCAATACAGCCGCTATGTTGGAAAAGTGGATGAGTACACGCTGGAAAATATCATCATTGACAACTACTATTTTGGAGTTGCTGCAGTAAGTAAAGATGGTAATGAAAGTGTAGTATCATTTCCGCAGGGATTAATTCGCTAACAGCTGAAAGTTTCTCATCTTATTTCTATACCTGGACTATCCTGAAATTGAATGTACTTCAAGTATACATGCTTTAGTACATTTGCAATAAATAATTTCTATCTGATCCTTTGAGAGGGCAAGCCTGATATGGACTTGCCTTTTCCTGTATTATAGTACCCGCAATAGATTTGCTCCATTTCAGTCAGACTGAAGGCTAGGATTTTTCTAAAATTTATGCTCAGAAGTAAGTGAAAGAATTTCTTTTCATATTACTAAAAAACCACAAAATATTTTAATTGGGAGCATTTGGAAATTCCAGTAAACAAAGCGAAAGCTAATCAAAAGATGTATGGTAGAGGATTGGGTATGCTCTGTTTCATCTTTTTTTCATTCACCGCCCAAAGCCAGGATCTAAAGCTAACTGGTACACTGCTTGCCGAAGATGATCAGACCTCCTTACCCGGAGCTACGGTCCAGTTAATATATCTGGCAGATTCGGCGCATTTATTTACCACCACCAATGAAAATGGACTGTTTGGGTTTGCTGCGCTCAAGAAGGGGGATTATTCACTGAGCATAAGTTATGTAGGCTATCAGTCTGTCTTAAAACACATTGAATTGGAATCTGATCAGGAGTTTAGTCAACTGCTACTTACTCCAAAAGCTGAAATGCTCAATGAAATAGAGATTTTTGAAAAGTTGCCCGACACTATTCAGAAAGGAGATACTACTGAAATTAATGCTCAGGCTTACAAGACTCAGCCCGACGCCAGTGCAGAAGATCTGCTGAGAAAAATGCCAGGTATCATCATGGTGAATGGCGTGGTACAGGCGCAGGGCGAAGATGTAAAACAAGTGCTGGTAGATGGGAAACCCTTCTTTGGAAATGATCCTTCTGCTGCTCTGAAGAATCTCCCTGCAGAAGTTATTGCCAAAATACAGGTATTTGAAAAACAAAGTGATCAATCTCAGTTTACGGGTTTTGATGATGGACAAAGCCAAAAAACCATCAATATCGTTACTCAGCCAGACAAAAGAAATGGACAGTTTGGGAAAATATACACCGGATACGGGCTGAATAATCGGTATGGAGTAGGGGGAAATATCAACCTATTTAATGGAAATAGACGCTATTCTGTCATTGGTCAATCCAATAATATCAACGTTCAAAATTTTGCTACTGAAGATCTCTTAGGAGTTGTGGGTGGGGCAGGGCAAAGTAAAAGACGGGGTAGAGGTTCATCAGGAGGGGATGCCAGTAATTTTTTGGTAAATCAGCAAAATGGCATAAGCCGAACCCATTCATTTGGGATCAATTATTCTGACAACTGGACCGAGAAGACGGAAGTTAGCGGAAGCTACTTCTTCAACAATAGCAGCAACAGTGCGGATCAATCACTTAGCCGGGAGGTATTGCTTTCGGTAGATTCCAGCCTGTTTTATGATGAAAATACCTTATCAGCAAGTAGAAACTACAATCATCGCTTCCATTTGAAAATGATACATAAGATGGATGAACGCAACTCCATTATTTATCAGCCTAATTTGAGCTATCAGAAAAATTTTGGAAGTGCGCAAAGCAGTGCTGCAAATTACCTTGAGCAGGGAAATTTGCTGAACTCCACATTAAATAATCATAACACTGATCTGACAGGTTTTAATTTTTCTAATGACTTGCTTTACAGGCGTAGATTTGAAAAGAAAGGCAGAACATTCTCACTTAGGGTGAATGCCCTATTAAAGCAGCAGACGGGTGAAAATAGTCTTCTGTCAGCCAATGCTTTATATACCCAGGATGCAATCAGAGAAGATTCAGTGTTAATCCATCAATCAGGGATACTAGACAATATTAGTAATACTTATGCTGCTTATCTTACGTATACCGAACCAGTTGGGGAAAGGTTTAACCTACAGATGAACTATGAGGCTTCCCGAAGAAATAGTGATTCAGAAAAACTGACCTATAATTTTGAAGAGCATAGCCAGTCTTATACACAGTTAGATTCAGTATTATCAAATCAATTTATTTCACAATATTTTACCCAGACCGCTGGTACAGGTATTCGCTATCATCAGGGAAAACTTTCTTTGACGACCAAAGTTAACTTTCAGCTTGCGAAGCTTAGTAGTGATCAGTTTTTTCCCTCTGAAACGAGCTTTAACAGAACTTTTCAAAATGTACTACCCTCGGCTATGCTGCAGTATCGTAAAGAAGATGGTAGTAATTTTAGAGTAGCATACAGAACCAGTACCAGCGCACCGGATGTGCAAGACTTGCAGAATGTCATTAACAACAACAATCCTCTGGTGTTAAGACAGGGTAATCCTGCATTAAGACAGCAGTATCAGCATCAATTGAATGGAAGGTTTGGTGTTGCCCAGATAGAAAAGTCTAGCTCTTTTTTTGTGATGTTGGGTGGAAGTTATACCCAAGATTATGTTGGAAGAAGTACGCGAATCACCTCACAGGATACATTGTTGCAGGATGATATTTTATTAAGGCGGGGCGCTCAGCTTATCCGGCCTGTAAACTTTAAAAGCAGTTGGAATATACGTTCATTTATGAGCTATGGCTTGCCTGTGAATAGCTTAAAAAGTAACCTGAATTTTAATAGCTCGGTAAAATTTAATCGTAATCCTGGGATGATCAATGATCAGATGAATTACGCCAATAATGTAGGTTTTGGTCTTGGATGGGTACTGAGTAGTAATAAAAGCGAGCAATTTGATTTTACACTTTCTTCCCACTCAAATTATAATCTTGTACAAAATACCTTAAGAAGAGAGCTGAACAATAACTATTTCAATCACAGCTCGGAGCTCAAGTTGCATGCGCGTACTGGGCAGGGACTTTTCGCAGAAACAGATGTTAACCATCAGTTTTATACCGGATTATCTACTAATTTCAACCAAAACTTTTGGCTGCTTAATCTCAGCGTGGGTAAGAAAATTTTTAAACATCAACTGGGAGAGCTCAAGCTCACTGTTTTTGATTTGCTCAACCAAAATAACAGCATCAGTAGAAATGTAGGGGAAGCATATGTAGAGGATGTGCAGACCAGTGTGCTCAATAGATTTGCCCTGCTAACGTTTACCTACCAGCTGCGCAACTTTCACATATAGCGCCTTTCTGTGAAGGATAACATACAAATAACCTTTAGGAAATGTAGACTTAACAATGAAAAGTTACCTTTGTAAAAGCAGAGGATTAAAATTTTTTTGACTAAAGGAAAGGGATTTTTTTAACTTTTTCCCTCTGCGCACCAGCCAATTTCTCAGAAGTAGGTATACTGTATTTTTCCGGCTCATCAGTGGCGATGTAATGCATCGCTGTGCTTAAGATTGTCAGGTCGCTTTGCTATGCGACCTGTTATCTTTATTTGTAAAAGTATTCAGCCTGAAATACACACTAATTTAACAGAGCCTAGTAGTTTGATGATCAGAGGTATTTTGAACCTTTAACTTCAAACTACTGATCTGAGGCTAAGTCAGATTTAAGCTTTCCTTTTTGCCTGATTTCACAGCTTTATAGATGGTGTCAATGATTTTCATATCTTTCACTCCTTCTTCGCCGTCCACGGGTACGCGCGCTTTTTTACCTTCCAGAATAATACCTGCCATTTCATCCATCTGTACTGTCTGGTGTGTCACATGAGGCTTGTTCAATTCACCTTGATGCGTGCGGCCTTTGATCGGACCATAACCGGTGGAGGGCTGCATTTCAGCGAATCCTTTATCTCCATTGAGGAAAAAGCGATCTAAGTTATTCATTGAATAAGTGGATAGGCAGGAGGCTACAGCACCGCTGGGGAAACCGAATTGGAATTGAATGGTTTCATCTACCCCTTCCTTGAATTTTACCGGATCAGTCTTGGTTTCCTGGGCTGTTACCCACACAGGTTCTTCGCCTACCATATAACGTGAACCATTGATGGCATAAATACCAATATCCATCATGGCACCTCCACCGGCCAGCTTCTTATCCAGGCGCCATTGTGTAGGATCACCGATTTTAAAACCACATAATCCCTGAAAAAACAAAACTTTGCCAAACTCTCCTTCATTACGCATGCGGATGACTTCCAGTGTGTTTGGTTCAAAGTGCATTCTGTATCCAATCAACAATTTGACATTGGCCTGTTTGCAGGCATCTACCATGGCCTGTCCTTCTTTGGCATTGATGGCCATTGGCTTTTCACAAATCACATGCTTACCTGCCTTAGCAACCCGGATGCTCTGATCTGCATGCAATCCGTTAGGCGTAATCACATAGACAGCATCAATGTCTGGATTGTCTTTGATGCGGTCAAAAGTCTCGTAATTGTAACAGTTCTTTTCAGGAATATTGTATTTGCTACTCCACTCTTTGATTTTTGAAGGAGTGCCACTGATCAGTCCGGTTATTTTAGCTTTCTTACAGGATTGCATAGCCTCCGCTACCCTATTTCCGTAGCTGCCTAAACCCATGATGGCTACCCTTAGCATCGGGCCCTGATAAGGCTGACTGTAAAAATCCTGAATGCTCATGGTTCCGCCTAGTATTGGTAGGCTAATTGCAGAAGCGGAAATCTTTTGTAAAAAATCACGGCGTGAACTCATAGTAGAAAATAGGTTATGTTTAGTAAAAAGCAAGCCAGAAGCAAGCTTACTTCTTTGCAAAATATATATAAATTGAACCCGGTGCAATATCCACCAAAGTAATAAGATAAAAATGACAAATTAATGTCTAGCTTGAATTGATGAATAAGAACACTCGAGTTGAAAATGCAGGAAGTGTCATAGGGTTAAACGTATCTCAACAGTAGCTCAAATCTTTTACGATGATGAATTTACTTTTGACCCGCTACTTTAAGAGTTTAGCTTATCTAAATTAATGAAGCAATTATCCATCAAATATGGTACAATTAGGCGACTAGGGCAGAATGAGCGAATGCCCTATGCGTTGTTGCTGCTTGCAGACGAGACCAAAGAAGCAATCCACAAATACATTGATGATGCTGAAATCTATGTTTTGGAAAAAAATAGTAGAATCATAGCGGTATACGTACTTCAGCACATAAATCAAAAGAATGCTGAAATCAAAAATATCGCGGTAGATGAAAGCGCGCAGGGGCAGGGAATAGGTAAGTCTCTCTTGAGGGATGCTACCAAAAGAGCAAAAGACAAGGGTTATCAACACCTGCTCATTGGAACAGCTAATGGAGCCATAAAACAACTATACTTGTATCAAAAAGAGGGTTTTGAAATGGTCAGTATCAGGATGAACATTTTTTGTGGACAATTATCCTGAACCAATCTATGAAAATGGCATTCTGTGCAAGCACATGATCATGTTACGGAAAGAGTTATAAATCCAAGCTAAGGGAAACAACATTTTCCCTTAGCACCCGCGTAATTGACCATGTATGATTATTTTTCCATCGTAATATGGCTCAGATTGATGATGTCCTCATTAGGTTTATTGGGTTTGATTACCATAAAATAGACATCATGTCGGCCATCTATAGAAGTATTTAGATCTGCTCTCACTTTGTTACGCTTATCCCAGTCGCCCGTAGCCTGATAAGGCACGCTCGTCACTGCATCACCTTCCTGTGAATCAATTCTTACCTCAATCTCACCCTCTTTATTCAAAGAAGTATACTCAAAGGTAAAACCTTTGATACCCGTCAGATCAATATTTTTCAGGAGGATAAAGGCTTTATGATCGCCATTTCCCAGTGAGTTTCCCCATCGGGAAAAACCGGTATGAGCATCAGCATAAGCAGTTTTTACCCTGGCATTCCGGAAGCTAAGCAGTTCTCTGCCGATAAGTGGTCCTACACTTTTTCCACCTTGATCAGTGTAGGTTGCCAGCATGGTATAGCGTCCGTTAGGTTCTTCTTCAGCCACATGTTCATTGAATTTGAGACTACCCTGCAATGGTAAAGTTTTCAGCTCCTTCTTTGGCTCAGCCATTGACAAAATGTATTCCACCATCTTTTTGGCATCTTGGGTGGAGATTTGAGGATGAGCACTCATCACATGGGTTGTACCCCAGTTGCCTGCCCCACCATTGATGATTTTTTGTGCCAGCTGATCTACTGCACCATTTGTACCTTTGTAGCGCTGTGCCACTGCCTGATAAGCAGGCCCTACCGATACCTGGTCAACCGTATGGCAGGCCTTGCAGTCGCTGTTAGCAATCAAGGTATTTCCTGGCATTGCGCTGGCCAGCAAGCTTTCTTCCTGATGTCCGGCAGGCTGATCCTGAGGTAAATTGCCGGGATCAGGATTGTAGTTAAAATAAACTTCGACAGCCTGAGAATTGATCTTTCCATCTTCCGGATCAGTGACCTGTACTTTGTAAGCAAATGGACTACCTTCCCAGAAGAAAGATTTATTGACAGTAGAAACAATGGCTACTTCAGGTGGCGTATTGCCTACTTTTACACTTAAGGTATCCGTATCAATCAAACCTGACTGATCGCTTACTTTCAGAATTACATTGTATTCACCATTTTTGGTGAAGCGGTGCACCGGATTACGCTCCTCTGTGCCAACGGTCTTACCATCAAAAAGCCATTGGAAAGTGATCTGATCATCATTATCAAGGTCTTTACTCCCCCGACTGGTGAAAGGTACTGTCAGCGGTGCTTGTCCGGCAGTTTCATACAGTGGAGAAACCCTGCTTTCGGAGGTAAGTCGTGAAACTTTATTTCTGAATGCTACTTCAGCGGTATCAACAATACCTGCCTGTGCAATGGGAGCTCTGTTTCCAGTATTGTACTCAATTTTAACCAGCCGCGCATCATCATTATCAGCACCATACACTGATCCATATTCCAGCATGTACATCATTCCATCTTTGCCAAAGGTAAGATCAATTGGCCTTCTGAAATCTCCATTGGTGGTCATGAAGGGCTCTGCCCGTAAAAAGTTTTCATTTTCGTCAAAACGAAGTGCCATCACCCAGTTGCGCATCCACTCCATCACAAAGAGAGTACCA harbors:
- a CDS encoding M28 family peptidase, coding for MFRIFCLFLILVISPTILAAQNELAPPAVELRMYDIIENVSSSRLESDIRRLAGFGTRNTFSDTVSNTRGIGAARRWIKAEFDKIAQECGGCLEVFYQQDFVEEGMTARVPKDAWIVNVVAIQKGTVHPNRYIIMSGDIDSRASSAIDYEIDAPGANDNASGMAGAIEAARVLSQYEFPNSIVYVGLSGEEQGLFGGKGLAEYAQRQNWEIMGVLNNDMIGNIEGLDGVVDNRSFRIFSEPVPPTETEDERRFRRFTGGEVDGISRQLARYVHRQTTTYMPMMNPMMIYRLDRFGRGGHHRPFNDLGFAGIRIMEAHENYNRQHQDIRVEDGVEYGDVIEGVNFNYAKKLTAVNAITLAGLAWAPPAPDSVKIGGVVQPSTTLSWQMADDPNLAGYKIYWRETTAPQWQYSRYVGKVDEYTLENIIIDNYYFGVAAVSKDGNESVVSFPQGLIR
- a CDS encoding Gfo/Idh/MocA family protein gives rise to the protein MSSRRDFLQKISASAISLPILGGTMSIQDFYSQPYQGPMLRVAIMGLGSYGNRVAEAMQSCKKAKITGLISGTPSKIKEWSSKYNIPEKNCYNYETFDRIKDNPDIDAVYVITPNGLHADQSIRVAKAGKHVICEKPMAINAKEGQAMVDACKQANVKLLIGYRMHFEPNTLEVIRMRNEGEFGKVLFFQGLCGFKIGDPTQWRLDKKLAGGGAMMDIGIYAINGSRYMVGEEPVWVTAQETKTDPVKFKEGVDETIQFQFGFPSGAVASCLSTYSMNNLDRFFLNGDKGFAEMQPSTGYGPIKGRTHQGELNKPHVTHQTVQMDEMAGIILEGKKARVPVDGEEGVKDMKIIDTIYKAVKSGKKESLNLT
- a CDS encoding outer membrane beta-barrel protein, with the protein product MEIPVNKAKANQKMYGRGLGMLCFIFFSFTAQSQDLKLTGTLLAEDDQTSLPGATVQLIYLADSAHLFTTTNENGLFGFAALKKGDYSLSISYVGYQSVLKHIELESDQEFSQLLLTPKAEMLNEIEIFEKLPDTIQKGDTTEINAQAYKTQPDASAEDLLRKMPGIIMVNGVVQAQGEDVKQVLVDGKPFFGNDPSAALKNLPAEVIAKIQVFEKQSDQSQFTGFDDGQSQKTINIVTQPDKRNGQFGKIYTGYGLNNRYGVGGNINLFNGNRRYSVIGQSNNINVQNFATEDLLGVVGGAGQSKRRGRGSSGGDASNFLVNQQNGISRTHSFGINYSDNWTEKTEVSGSYFFNNSSNSADQSLSREVLLSVDSSLFYDENTLSASRNYNHRFHLKMIHKMDERNSIIYQPNLSYQKNFGSAQSSAANYLEQGNLLNSTLNNHNTDLTGFNFSNDLLYRRRFEKKGRTFSLRVNALLKQQTGENSLLSANALYTQDAIREDSVLIHQSGILDNISNTYAAYLTYTEPVGERFNLQMNYEASRRNSDSEKLTYNFEEHSQSYTQLDSVLSNQFISQYFTQTAGTGIRYHQGKLSLTTKVNFQLAKLSSDQFFPSETSFNRTFQNVLPSAMLQYRKEDGSNFRVAYRTSTSAPDVQDLQNVINNNNPLVLRQGNPALRQQYQHQLNGRFGVAQIEKSSSFFVMLGGSYTQDYVGRSTRITSQDTLLQDDILLRRGAQLIRPVNFKSSWNIRSFMSYGLPVNSLKSNLNFNSSVKFNRNPGMINDQMNYANNVGFGLGWVLSSNKSEQFDFTLSSHSNYNLVQNTLRRELNNNYFNHSSELKLHARTGQGLFAETDVNHQFYTGLSTNFNQNFWLLNLSVGKKIFKHQLGELKLTVFDLLNQNNSISRNVGEAYVEDVQTSVLNRFALLTFTYQLRNFHI
- a CDS encoding GNAT family N-acetyltransferase, coding for MKQLSIKYGTIRRLGQNERMPYALLLLADETKEAIHKYIDDAEIYVLEKNSRIIAVYVLQHINQKNAEIKNIAVDESAQGQGIGKSLLRDATKRAKDKGYQHLLIGTANGAIKQLYLYQKEGFEMVSIRMNIFCGQLS